In the genome of Nocardioides marmoribigeumensis, one region contains:
- the phoU gene encoding phosphate signaling complex protein PhoU — MRDAYLDQLDSVIEDLVTLSTMVQQAVSRATHALLTADAHIAAQVVDDDARIDALRTAVEERAFDILARQQPVATDLRTLVAATRMVSDLERMGDLSVHVAKVAQLRMPAYAVPAEIEPTMRRMAEVAIHMVGQATEVIADRDLDAARRLEQDDEEMDELRRRSFRLLLGDSWTHGVEPAIDVALLGRYYERIGDHAVSLGRRVVYLVTGEVPQRL, encoded by the coding sequence ATGCGCGACGCCTACCTGGACCAGCTCGACTCCGTGATCGAGGACCTCGTCACCCTGTCGACGATGGTGCAGCAGGCCGTGAGCCGGGCGACCCACGCGCTGCTCACCGCGGACGCGCACATCGCCGCCCAGGTGGTCGACGACGACGCCCGGATCGACGCGCTGCGCACCGCCGTCGAGGAGCGGGCCTTCGACATCCTCGCCCGCCAGCAGCCGGTCGCCACCGACCTGCGCACCCTCGTCGCCGCGACCCGCATGGTCTCCGACCTCGAGCGGATGGGCGACCTGTCGGTCCACGTGGCCAAGGTCGCCCAGCTCCGCATGCCGGCGTACGCCGTCCCGGCCGAGATCGAGCCCACCATGCGGCGCATGGCCGAGGTCGCGATCCACATGGTCGGCCAGGCCACCGAGGTGATCGCCGACCGCGACCTCGACGCCGCCCGCCGCCTCGAGCAGGACGACGAGGAGATGGACGAGCTGCGGCGCCGCTCGTTCCGCCTGCTGCTCGGCGACTCCTGGACCCACGGGGTCGAGCCGGCGATCGACGTGGCGCTGCTGGGTCGCTACTACGAGCGCATCGGCGACCACGCCGTGTCCCTGGGTCGCCGGGTGGTCTACCTGGTCACCGGCGAGGTGCCCCAGCGCCTCTGA
- a CDS encoding sensor histidine kinase has protein sequence MDPTALNLIFALLGVVIGAIPVLAWRVSDRELRAPSEPPSYAEAAVVPAGVSTVLNVLRSSALVVDEEDRVLQASAPAYAMGLVHGAELRVPELRDLVRQVRRDGETRVIDLDIESARTPRQVRARVAVLSSRLVLVLADDRTRERQVEAIRRDFVANVSHELKTPIGALTLLAEAVQEASDDPEAVQHFSNRMKLEAGRLGRLVQQIIELSRLQDDRALDSPAVVDVDALVTSCVDAVEVEAKAKDIEVVYDGQHHLRILGNAEQISLALGNLVANAVAYSEPHSQVTLAAHRSGTMVDLSVADEGIGIPADELERIFERFYRVDPARHRSTGGTGLGLSIVKHVAAAHGGEVKVWSRPGHGSTFTLRLPRAAAGGAPTDPKENP, from the coding sequence GTGGACCCGACCGCGCTCAACCTGATCTTCGCTCTCCTCGGCGTGGTCATCGGCGCGATCCCGGTCCTCGCCTGGCGGGTGAGCGACCGTGAGCTGCGCGCCCCGTCCGAGCCGCCGTCGTACGCCGAGGCGGCCGTCGTGCCCGCCGGGGTCTCCACGGTCCTCAACGTCCTCCGCTCCAGCGCCCTGGTGGTCGACGAGGAGGACCGCGTGCTGCAGGCCTCCGCGCCGGCGTACGCGATGGGCCTGGTGCACGGCGCCGAGCTGCGCGTCCCGGAGCTGCGCGACCTCGTGCGGCAGGTGCGCCGCGACGGCGAGACCCGGGTGATCGACCTCGACATCGAGAGCGCGCGCACGCCGCGGCAGGTCCGCGCCCGCGTCGCCGTGCTGAGCAGCCGGCTGGTCCTCGTGCTCGCCGACGACCGCACCCGCGAGCGGCAGGTCGAGGCGATCCGCCGCGACTTCGTGGCCAACGTCTCCCACGAGCTCAAGACCCCGATCGGCGCGCTCACGCTGCTCGCCGAGGCGGTGCAGGAGGCCTCCGACGACCCCGAGGCCGTGCAGCACTTCAGCAACCGGATGAAGCTCGAGGCGGGCCGGCTCGGTCGCCTGGTCCAGCAGATCATCGAGCTCTCGCGCCTCCAGGACGACCGCGCGCTCGACTCCCCCGCCGTCGTCGACGTCGACGCGCTGGTCACCTCGTGCGTCGACGCGGTCGAGGTCGAGGCGAAGGCCAAGGACATCGAGGTCGTGTACGACGGCCAGCACCACCTGCGCATCCTCGGCAACGCCGAGCAGATCTCGCTGGCGCTGGGCAACCTGGTGGCCAACGCGGTGGCCTACTCCGAGCCGCACAGCCAGGTCACCCTCGCCGCGCACCGCTCGGGCACGATGGTCGACCTCTCGGTCGCCGACGAGGGCATCGGCATCCCGGCCGACGAGCTGGAGCGGATCTTCGAGCGGTTCTACCGTGTCGACCCGGCCCGCCACCGGTCCACCGGCGGCACCGGCCTGGGCCTGTCGATCGTCAAGCACGTCGCCGCCGCCCACGGTGGCGAGGTGAAGGTGTGGTCGCGTCCCGGCCACGGCTCGACGTTCACCCTCCGCCTGCCCCGCGCCGCCGCCGGCGGCGCCCCGACCGACCCCAAGGAGAACCCGTGA
- a CDS encoding response regulator transcription factor, with protein MTRVLVVEDEESYSDALSYMLRKEGFEVAVAATGDGGLEEFERNGADIVLLDLMLPGLPGTEVCRRIRQTSHVPVIMVSAKDDEVDKVVGLELGADDYVTKPYAPRELVARIRAVLRRGADVDVTPAALEAGPVRMDVERHVVQVDGTDVSLPLKEFELLEMLLRNAGRVLTRGQLIDRVWGSDYVGDTKTLDVHVKRLRAKLEPDPGNPVHLVTVRGLGYKFEA; from the coding sequence GTGACCCGAGTGCTCGTCGTGGAGGACGAGGAGAGCTACAGCGACGCCCTGAGCTACATGCTCCGCAAGGAGGGCTTCGAGGTGGCCGTGGCCGCGACCGGCGACGGCGGCCTGGAGGAGTTCGAGCGCAACGGCGCCGACATCGTCCTGCTCGACCTGATGCTGCCCGGCCTGCCCGGCACCGAGGTGTGCCGCCGCATCCGCCAGACCTCCCACGTGCCCGTGATCATGGTCAGCGCCAAGGACGACGAGGTCGACAAGGTCGTGGGCCTCGAGCTGGGTGCCGACGACTACGTCACCAAGCCCTACGCCCCGCGCGAGCTCGTCGCCCGGATCCGGGCGGTCCTGCGCCGCGGTGCCGACGTCGACGTGACCCCCGCTGCCCTGGAGGCCGGCCCGGTGCGCATGGACGTCGAGCGCCACGTCGTCCAGGTCGACGGGACCGACGTCTCGCTGCCGCTCAAGGAGTTCGAGCTGCTCGAGATGCTGCTGCGCAACGCCGGCCGGGTCCTCACCCGCGGCCAGCTGATCGACCGCGTCTGGGGCTCGGACTACGTCGGGGACACCAAGACCCTCGACGTCCACGTCAAACGGCTGCGCGCCAAGCTCGAGCCCGACCCGGGCAACCCGGTCCACCTGGTGACCGTCCGCGGGCTGGGCTACAAGTTCGAGGCCTGA
- a CDS encoding type III secretion system chaperone family protein — MATVRSALGGSDIEWEELGHGSFSVTLPGERKLQTPCRLDVGKHSFAVHAFVARHPDENHEQVYRWLLERNLKLFGMAFAVDHHGDIYLDGRLPLSAVTEDEVDRLLGSVLAYADDSFNPILEMGFGSSIRKEWAWRIARGESTKNLEAFRGWLESGVGPEGPEGPDGSE, encoded by the coding sequence ATCGCGACCGTCCGCAGCGCCCTGGGCGGCTCCGACATCGAGTGGGAGGAGCTCGGGCACGGCAGCTTCTCCGTCACGCTGCCCGGCGAGCGCAAGCTCCAGACGCCCTGCCGCCTCGACGTCGGCAAGCACTCGTTCGCGGTCCACGCGTTCGTCGCGCGGCACCCCGACGAGAACCACGAGCAGGTCTACCGCTGGCTGCTCGAGCGCAACCTCAAGCTGTTCGGGATGGCGTTCGCGGTGGACCACCACGGCGACATCTACCTCGACGGGCGGCTGCCGCTCTCCGCGGTCACCGAGGACGAGGTCGACCGGCTGCTCGGCTCGGTGCTCGCCTACGCCGACGACTCGTTCAACCCGATCCTGGAGATGGGCTTCGGCTCCTCCATCCGCAAGGAGTGGGCCTGGCGCATCGCGCGCGGCGAGTCGACCAAGAACCTCGAGGCGTTCCGGGGCTGGCTGGAGTCGGGCGTCGGCCCCGAGGGCCCCGAGGGCCCCGACGGCTCGGAGTAG
- the mshA gene encoding D-inositol-3-phosphate glycosyltransferase: MTEARPLPFAAHPLRRVAMVSLHTSPLDQPGTGDAGGMNVYVLELSKRLADRGLEVEIYTRATSSLTPATVEAAPGVRVHHVLAGPFEGLPKEELPGQLCVFARHLLRAEAGHEQGWFDLIHSHYWLSGQVGALLRDRWSVPLVHTMHTMAKVKNAQLADGDTPEPHARLVGEDQVVEAADMLIANTDLEARQLVRLYDADPARVDVVPPGVDLTVFQPRSQAGARARLGIPADAVVPAFVGRLQPLKAPDVLLRAVAHLVAADPDLRPRLVVPVVGGPSGSGLEHPGALASLARSLGIADLVRFVPPVDRDTLVDWYAAATVVCVPSYNESFGLVGMEAQAVGTPVVAAAVGGLPTVVRDGVTGLLVEGHDPADYARAIRRLVDEPGLRDMLAAAALDHAREFAWERTADRTLAAYHRAATLLRADHEHTRQEAVGG; encoded by the coding sequence GTGACCGAAGCACGACCCCTGCCGTTCGCGGCCCACCCGCTGCGCCGCGTGGCGATGGTGAGTCTGCACACCTCCCCGCTGGACCAGCCCGGCACCGGCGACGCCGGCGGCATGAACGTCTACGTCCTCGAGCTGTCCAAGCGGCTGGCCGACCGCGGTCTCGAGGTCGAGATCTACACCCGCGCCACGTCCTCCCTCACGCCCGCCACGGTGGAGGCCGCCCCCGGGGTCCGGGTGCACCACGTGCTGGCCGGCCCGTTCGAGGGGCTGCCCAAGGAGGAGCTGCCCGGCCAGCTGTGCGTCTTCGCGCGGCACCTGCTGCGGGCCGAGGCCGGGCACGAGCAGGGCTGGTTCGACCTGATCCACTCCCACTACTGGCTGTCCGGCCAGGTCGGCGCGCTGCTCCGCGACCGCTGGTCGGTCCCGCTCGTGCACACGATGCACACGATGGCCAAGGTCAAGAACGCCCAGCTGGCCGACGGCGACACCCCCGAGCCCCACGCCCGCCTCGTCGGCGAGGACCAGGTGGTCGAGGCCGCCGACATGCTCATCGCCAACACCGACCTCGAGGCCCGCCAGCTGGTCCGGCTCTACGACGCCGACCCGGCGCGCGTGGACGTCGTACCCCCGGGCGTGGACCTGACCGTGTTCCAGCCGCGGTCGCAGGCCGGGGCCCGGGCCCGGCTCGGCATCCCGGCCGACGCCGTCGTGCCGGCCTTCGTCGGGCGGCTGCAGCCGCTCAAGGCCCCCGACGTCCTGCTCCGCGCGGTCGCCCACCTGGTCGCCGCCGACCCCGACCTGCGGCCGCGGCTCGTCGTCCCGGTCGTGGGCGGTCCGTCCGGCAGCGGTCTGGAGCACCCCGGCGCCCTCGCCTCCCTGGCCCGCTCGCTCGGCATCGCCGACCTCGTGCGGTTCGTGCCGCCGGTGGACCGCGACACCCTGGTCGACTGGTACGCCGCCGCCACGGTCGTCTGCGTGCCGTCGTACAACGAGTCCTTCGGGCTGGTCGGCATGGAGGCCCAGGCGGTCGGGACCCCGGTGGTCGCCGCGGCCGTCGGCGGGCTGCCCACCGTCGTGCGCGACGGGGTGACCGGGCTGCTCGTCGAGGGCCACGACCCGGCCGACTACGCCCGCGCGATCAGACGACTCGTCGACGAGCCCGGCCTGCGTGACATGCTGGCCGCTGCCGCGCTCGACCACGCGCGCGAGTTCGCCTGGGAGCGGACCGCGGACCGCACGCTCGCGGCGTACCACCGCGCCGCGACCCTGCTGCGCGCGGACCACGAGCACACCCGACAGGAGGCCGTGGGTGGCTGA
- a CDS encoding sterol desaturase family protein, giving the protein MTTNEISTGLDQREARITGNRVTKVTLGEAFAEFWRHPSPWMITATLVGALVARVIVGDWRATDLLSPLAFVALFPVIEWVVHVFILHWRPRRVAGVMVDTLLAREHRRHHRDPRNLPLVFIPWQTMIGLMVLTVAVPLWVAPTPGNGLSFMLTVGIVGLVYEWTHYLVHTDYKPKGRLYKAVWRHHRLHHFKNEHFWMTVTTAHTADRIFGTDPDPATVPTSPTAKNLHGLAD; this is encoded by the coding sequence ATGACGACCAACGAGATCTCGACTGGGCTCGATCAACGTGAGGCCCGCATCACCGGCAACCGCGTCACCAAGGTGACGCTGGGCGAGGCGTTCGCGGAGTTCTGGCGCCACCCGTCGCCGTGGATGATCACCGCCACGCTCGTCGGGGCGCTCGTGGCCCGCGTGATCGTCGGCGACTGGCGGGCCACCGACCTGCTGTCCCCGCTGGCCTTCGTGGCGCTGTTCCCCGTGATCGAGTGGGTCGTCCACGTCTTCATCCTCCACTGGCGACCGCGCCGCGTCGCCGGCGTCATGGTCGACACCCTGCTGGCCCGCGAGCACCGCCGGCACCACCGCGACCCGCGCAACCTCCCGCTGGTGTTCATCCCGTGGCAGACGATGATCGGCCTGATGGTGCTCACCGTGGCCGTGCCCCTGTGGGTCGCCCCGACCCCCGGCAACGGCCTCAGCTTCATGCTGACCGTGGGCATCGTGGGGCTGGTCTACGAGTGGACGCACTACCTCGTGCACACCGACTACAAGCCCAAGGGCCGCCTCTACAAGGCGGTGTGGCGCCACCACCGGCTGCACCACTTCAAGAACGAGCACTTCTGGATGACGGTCACCACCGCCCACACCGCCGACCGGATCTTCGGCACCGACCCCGACCCGGCCACGGTCCCGACCTCCCCGACGGCCAAGAACCTCCACGGGCTCGCCGACTGA
- a CDS encoding FadR/GntR family transcriptional regulator, whose amino-acid sequence MPLQPIRRRSVPDEVFEQLAHEVVGGSLGPGEALPSERRLAELLGVSRPAVREALQRLSQAGLVEVRQGGTTTVRDFRLHAGLELLPRLLVLTGDLDLAVARSLLEARLLLGPQVAGLAARKLAADPARAAAVGADLRAVVRRLAGSTDPVALQHDALEFWDLVVDAGDNIAFRLMFNSLRAAYEPAMEALAVVMAAEVEQAGTYSALAEAVAAGDPEAASAAAQALLGPVTEGLLQTLLLLEAADPDDPTTRPED is encoded by the coding sequence ATGCCCCTGCAGCCGATCCGTCGCCGCTCCGTCCCCGACGAGGTGTTCGAGCAGCTCGCGCACGAGGTCGTCGGCGGGTCGCTCGGCCCCGGTGAGGCCCTCCCGAGCGAGCGCCGGCTCGCCGAGCTCCTCGGGGTCTCCCGGCCGGCGGTCCGCGAGGCGCTCCAGCGGCTCTCGCAGGCCGGCCTGGTCGAGGTGCGACAGGGCGGCACCACGACCGTGCGCGACTTCCGCCTGCACGCCGGGCTCGAGCTGCTGCCCCGGTTGCTCGTCCTCACCGGCGACCTCGACCTCGCCGTGGCCCGCAGCCTCCTCGAGGCGCGGCTGCTCCTCGGTCCCCAGGTGGCCGGGCTGGCCGCGCGCAAGCTCGCTGCCGACCCCGCGCGGGCCGCCGCGGTGGGCGCGGACCTGCGGGCCGTCGTACGCCGGCTCGCGGGGTCGACAGACCCGGTCGCACTGCAGCACGACGCGCTGGAGTTCTGGGACCTCGTGGTCGACGCGGGCGACAACATCGCGTTCCGCCTGATGTTCAACAGCCTCCGCGCGGCCTACGAGCCCGCGATGGAGGCGCTCGCGGTGGTGATGGCCGCCGAGGTCGAGCAGGCCGGCACCTACTCCGCGCTGGCCGAGGCCGTCGCCGCCGGCGACCCCGAGGCCGCCTCCGCCGCCGCCCAGGCCCTGCTCGGGCCCGTCACCGAGGGCCTGCTCCAGACGCTGCTCCTGCTCGAGGCCGCCGATCCCGACGACCCCACCACCCGCCCGGAGGACTGA
- a CDS encoding aspartate/glutamate racemase family protein, protein MRTIGLIGGLSWQSSAVYYRLLNQEIERRLGGLHSATTVMTSVDFDRLTTLQRDEDWDEVGRVLSAAARSTEAAGADFLLMCTTAFHRVAEQVEASVDIPFLHLGDVVAQACLDHKLRSVAFLGTSFAMGRDFFRDRIASHGLEVLVPDVEHHGTIDRIIYDELVHGRVNDASRKTVVGIIDGLWDAGAEGVILGCTELEELIHQADVDLPVFPCTTLHVEAAISAALA, encoded by the coding sequence ATGCGGACCATCGGACTCATCGGCGGCCTGAGCTGGCAGAGCTCCGCGGTGTACTACCGCCTGCTCAACCAGGAGATCGAGCGCCGTCTGGGCGGCCTCCACTCGGCCACGACCGTCATGACCTCGGTCGACTTCGACCGGCTCACCACGCTGCAGCGCGACGAGGACTGGGACGAGGTCGGCCGCGTCCTGTCCGCCGCGGCGCGCAGCACGGAGGCGGCCGGGGCCGACTTCCTCCTGATGTGCACGACGGCGTTCCACCGCGTCGCCGAGCAGGTCGAGGCGTCCGTGGACATCCCGTTCCTCCACCTCGGTGACGTCGTCGCGCAGGCGTGCCTGGACCACAAGCTGCGGTCGGTGGCCTTCCTCGGCACGTCGTTCGCCATGGGCCGCGACTTCTTCCGCGACCGGATCGCCTCCCACGGACTCGAGGTGCTGGTGCCCGACGTCGAGCACCACGGCACGATCGACCGGATCATCTACGACGAGCTCGTGCACGGCCGCGTCAACGACGCCTCCCGCAAGACCGTCGTCGGCATCATCGACGGGCTGTGGGACGCCGGCGCCGAGGGCGTGATCCTGGGCTGCACCGAGCTCGAGGAGCTCATCCACCAGGCCGACGTCGACCTGCCGGTCTTCCCCTGCACGACGCTGCACGTCGAGGCGGCGATCTCGGCCGCCCTCGCCTGA
- a CDS encoding SIR2 family NAD-dependent protein deacylase, with protein MDAHLELVDLLATSSRVVGFTGAGVSTESGIPDFRSPGGVWTRYDPRSFELERYVADAGVRRLSWEMRREFFAPEARPNPAHRAFAALEAAGRSPGVITQNIDGLHQDAGSQHVVELHGTAREVRCIGTPRGPVVGGCGWRAPHTWAFERLDAGEDDPSCPGCGQLVKSATVSFGQVLDPEVVDEAVRLVRSADLLLTTGSSLQVHPAAGLPAEARGHGARLVIVNDERTPYDDLADLVVRGRAGEVLGPAVEAVLGR; from the coding sequence ATGGACGCCCATCTCGAGCTCGTCGACCTGCTCGCCACCTCCTCGCGGGTCGTGGGGTTCACGGGCGCCGGGGTCAGCACCGAGTCCGGCATCCCCGACTTCCGGTCGCCGGGCGGGGTGTGGACGCGCTACGACCCCAGGAGCTTCGAGCTCGAGCGCTACGTCGCCGACGCCGGCGTGCGCCGGCTGAGCTGGGAGATGCGACGGGAGTTCTTCGCCCCGGAGGCCCGGCCCAACCCGGCTCACCGGGCCTTCGCGGCGCTCGAGGCGGCCGGGCGCTCGCCCGGGGTGATCACGCAGAACATCGACGGCCTGCACCAGGACGCCGGGTCGCAGCACGTCGTCGAGCTGCACGGCACGGCGCGCGAGGTGCGGTGCATCGGGACGCCCCGCGGGCCCGTGGTCGGTGGCTGCGGCTGGCGGGCGCCGCACACCTGGGCGTTCGAGCGGCTCGACGCGGGGGAGGACGACCCCTCCTGTCCCGGGTGCGGGCAGCTGGTCAAGTCGGCGACGGTCTCGTTCGGGCAGGTGCTCGACCCCGAGGTCGTCGACGAGGCCGTCCGCCTGGTGCGGTCGGCCGACCTGCTGCTCACCACCGGGTCGTCGCTCCAGGTCCACCCCGCCGCCGGCCTGCCGGCCGAGGCGCGGGGGCACGGGGCGCGGCTGGTCATCGTCAACGACGAGCGCACGCCGTACGACGACCTGGCCGACCTGGTCGTGCGGGGCCGGGCCGGCGAGGTGCTGGGGCCGGCCGTCGAGGCGGTGCTGGGCCGGTGA
- a CDS encoding cation:dicarboxylate symporter family transporter has protein sequence MSQTTQTAPRRDRTHFLYIAVIVAVVLGIAVGFLAPDLGAKLKPLGDAFVGLIKMMISPVIFCTIVLGVGSVASAAKVGKVGGLALGYFLVMSTFALAIGLVVGNILHPGAGLNLTDELAKSGKEQAAGAGSTTEFLLGIIPTTLLSSLTEGDILQTLFVALLVGFAIQTMGAAGKPVLRGIEHLQRVVFKVLAMIMWAAPIGAFGAMAAVVGETGIDALKSLAVIMLGFYATCALFVFGVLFVVLKVTTGVNLFKLLKYLAREFLLILSTSSSESALPRLIAKMEHAGVEQTTVGVVVPTGYSFNLDGTAIYLTMATLFIARAMGDPLSIGEQISLLVFMVIASKGAAGVTGAGLATLAGGLSSHRPELLDGVGLIVGIDRFMSEARALTNFAGNAVATVVIGAWTGSLDKERMAAVLDGHRPFDEATMLDEDDRHEEPVPV, from the coding sequence ATGTCCCAGACCACCCAGACGGCCCCGCGGCGCGACCGCACCCACTTCCTCTACATCGCGGTCATCGTGGCCGTGGTGCTCGGCATCGCCGTCGGCTTCCTCGCCCCTGACCTCGGCGCCAAGCTCAAGCCCCTCGGGGACGCCTTCGTCGGGCTGATCAAGATGATGATCTCGCCGGTCATCTTCTGCACGATCGTCCTCGGCGTCGGCTCGGTGGCCAGTGCCGCCAAGGTCGGCAAGGTCGGTGGCCTCGCCCTCGGCTACTTCCTGGTGATGTCCACCTTCGCCCTGGCGATCGGCCTCGTGGTGGGCAACATCCTCCACCCCGGCGCGGGGCTCAACCTCACCGACGAGCTGGCCAAGTCCGGCAAGGAGCAGGCGGCCGGCGCCGGCAGCACCACCGAGTTCCTGCTCGGGATCATCCCGACGACGCTGCTCTCCTCGCTCACCGAGGGCGACATCCTCCAGACCCTGTTCGTCGCCCTGCTGGTCGGCTTCGCGATCCAGACGATGGGCGCCGCCGGCAAGCCCGTGCTGCGCGGCATCGAACACCTGCAGCGCGTGGTCTTCAAGGTGCTCGCGATGATCATGTGGGCCGCCCCGATCGGCGCCTTCGGCGCGATGGCGGCCGTGGTCGGCGAGACCGGCATCGACGCGCTCAAGTCGCTCGCGGTGATCATGCTCGGCTTCTACGCCACGTGTGCGCTCTTCGTCTTCGGGGTGCTGTTCGTGGTGCTCAAGGTGACGACCGGGGTCAACCTGTTCAAGCTGCTGAAGTACCTCGCCCGCGAGTTCCTGCTCATCCTCTCGACGTCGTCGTCGGAGTCCGCGCTGCCGCGTCTCATCGCCAAGATGGAGCACGCCGGCGTCGAGCAGACGACGGTCGGCGTGGTCGTGCCGACCGGCTACTCGTTCAACCTCGACGGGACCGCGATCTACCTGACCATGGCGACGCTGTTCATCGCCCGCGCGATGGGCGACCCGCTGTCGATCGGGGAGCAGATCTCGCTGCTGGTGTTCATGGTGATCGCCTCCAAGGGCGCGGCCGGGGTCACCGGCGCCGGCCTCGCGACGCTGGCCGGCGGCCTGTCGTCGCACCGGCCCGAGCTGCTCGACGGGGTCGGCCTGATCGTCGGCATCGACCGCTTCATGTCCGAGGCCCGCGCGCTGACCAACTTCGCCGGCAACGCCGTCGCCACGGTCGTGATCGGCGCCTGGACCGGGTCGCTCGACAAGGAGCGCATGGCCGCCGTCCTCGACGGTCACCGGCCCTTCGACGAGGCCACGATGCTCGACGAGGACGACCGTCACGAGGAGCCCGTGCCGGTCTGA
- a CDS encoding response regulator, producing the protein MSPIAVLVVEDEAIAAAAHAELVQRLSGFTLVGVARSCADARRILRTSPADLLLLDMHLPDGHGLDLLAQLRLEGHGCDAVAVTSVRELDVVRRAVSQGVVSYLLKPFTFAGLRAKLEQYADYRARLSASGADVVQGEIDQLLGSLRTADEGAGLPKGMSPETLALVTAHLRGAGQARSASEVAAECGLSRVTARRYLEHLEASGVLERRPRYGGAGRPEVEYRWR; encoded by the coding sequence GTGAGCCCGATCGCGGTGCTGGTCGTCGAGGACGAGGCGATCGCCGCGGCCGCCCACGCGGAGCTGGTCCAGCGGCTGTCGGGCTTCACGCTCGTGGGCGTCGCCCGCTCCTGCGCCGACGCGCGCCGCATCCTGCGCACCTCGCCCGCCGACCTGCTGCTGCTCGACATGCACCTGCCCGACGGGCACGGCCTCGACCTGCTCGCCCAGCTGCGGCTCGAGGGTCACGGCTGCGACGCCGTCGCGGTGACCTCGGTGCGCGAGCTGGACGTCGTACGCCGGGCGGTGTCGCAGGGCGTCGTGTCCTACCTGCTCAAGCCGTTCACGTTCGCCGGGCTGCGCGCCAAGCTCGAGCAGTACGCCGACTACCGCGCCCGGCTCTCGGCCTCCGGCGCCGACGTCGTGCAGGGCGAGATCGACCAGCTGCTGGGGTCGCTGCGGACCGCGGACGAGGGCGCGGGCCTGCCCAAGGGGATGAGCCCGGAGACCCTCGCCCTGGTCACCGCGCACCTGCGCGGCGCCGGGCAGGCGCGCTCGGCCTCGGAGGTCGCCGCGGAGTGCGGGCTCTCGCGCGTGACCGCGCGGCGCTACCTCGAGCACCTCGAGGCGTCCGGGGTGCTCGAGCGCCGGCCGAGGTACGGCGGCGCCGGGCGCCCCGAGGTGGAGTACCGCTGGCGCTAG